A region of Pyxidicoccus parkwaysis DNA encodes the following proteins:
- a CDS encoding SulP family inorganic anion transporter — translation MSAISKPAASRLSRAVPFAGTVRGYRPAWLKRDVVGALTVTALLIPENLAYAGLAGMPPAAAFYAAPAALVLYALFGSSRQLISAASAAVAVLSAATVSAMAPAGSPRFVVLTAALALMAGLISVLAGVLRLGRIAQFFSSSVLTGFVFGLALIIALKQVPKLFGIEGSQGDFFERLWFLVTHLGHTHVVTLLVGAGSLLLLLGLERVSERLPAALLVLVVSILVSALLGLDARGVHVVGKVQAGLTTPRLPGVGLRDFVGLIPGACGIALVAFAEAIGPARMLAARHGYEVDANRELVGLGAANVGAGLFRGFSVGSSLSKSAANDAAGARTEVSALLAAGFTVVVALFLLPLIRLLPDATLAAIVVMAISGMMDVRELRRLYRMRREDFVMAMVALVGVLALDVLPGLLLAVGLSLFLTVYRASVPRLSELGRAPGTLAFNDVRHTPRPLTVPGMLILRPNEGIFFANATSLRDEIIERVRRTGRPVQSVLLDLEVTVDLDVPGADMLSALRDDLAQRRVTLMLARVMAPTRHMLERTGVTAKVGAANLYPQVLDAVVEHLSHAPAVTPEEQALLRDGLHRLRSLVEEAGSTLDASEGVELDRLQDLGQRLGRAESELDTLGGAPH, via the coding sequence ATGAGCGCGATATCAAAGCCCGCGGCCTCCCGGCTCTCGCGCGCCGTGCCCTTCGCCGGCACGGTGCGCGGCTACCGTCCCGCGTGGCTGAAGCGGGACGTGGTGGGCGCGCTCACCGTCACGGCCCTGCTCATTCCAGAGAACCTGGCGTACGCGGGGCTGGCCGGCATGCCACCAGCAGCGGCCTTCTACGCGGCGCCAGCAGCGCTGGTGCTCTATGCCCTGTTCGGCAGCTCACGCCAGCTCATCTCCGCCGCGTCCGCCGCGGTGGCGGTCCTCTCGGCCGCCACCGTGAGCGCCATGGCGCCGGCGGGCTCGCCCCGCTTCGTCGTCCTGACGGCGGCCCTGGCGCTGATGGCGGGGCTCATCTCGGTGCTCGCGGGCGTGCTGCGGCTGGGGCGCATCGCCCAGTTCTTTTCCTCCTCCGTCCTCACCGGCTTCGTCTTCGGGCTGGCGCTCATCATCGCCCTCAAGCAGGTGCCCAAGCTCTTCGGCATCGAGGGAAGCCAGGGCGACTTCTTCGAGCGGCTGTGGTTCCTCGTCACGCACCTGGGCCACACGCATGTCGTCACGCTGCTGGTGGGCGCGGGCAGCCTGCTCCTGCTGCTGGGGTTGGAGCGGGTGTCGGAGCGGCTCCCGGCGGCCCTGCTGGTGCTGGTGGTGTCCATCCTCGTCTCGGCGCTGCTGGGGCTGGACGCGCGCGGCGTGCACGTGGTGGGCAAGGTGCAGGCGGGGCTCACCACGCCGCGCCTCCCGGGCGTGGGCCTGCGCGACTTCGTGGGCCTCATTCCCGGCGCGTGCGGCATCGCGCTGGTGGCCTTCGCGGAGGCCATCGGTCCCGCGCGCATGCTCGCGGCCCGTCATGGCTACGAGGTGGATGCCAACCGGGAGCTGGTGGGCCTGGGGGCCGCCAACGTGGGTGCTGGACTCTTCCGGGGCTTCTCCGTCGGCTCCAGCCTGTCCAAGTCCGCGGCCAACGACGCGGCCGGGGCGCGCACGGAGGTGTCCGCGCTCCTGGCGGCCGGCTTCACGGTGGTGGTGGCCCTGTTCCTCCTGCCGCTCATCCGCCTGCTGCCCGACGCCACCCTGGCCGCCATCGTGGTGATGGCCATCTCCGGGATGATGGACGTGCGTGAGCTCCGGCGGCTGTACCGGATGCGGCGGGAAGACTTCGTCATGGCGATGGTGGCGCTGGTCGGCGTGCTCGCGCTGGACGTGCTGCCGGGGTTGCTGCTGGCGGTGGGCCTGTCGCTCTTCCTCACGGTGTACCGCGCCAGCGTGCCGCGCCTGAGCGAGCTGGGCCGCGCCCCGGGCACCCTCGCCTTCAACGACGTCCGGCACACGCCGCGCCCGCTCACCGTGCCGGGCATGCTCATCCTGCGTCCCAACGAGGGCATCTTCTTCGCCAACGCCACGTCCCTGCGGGACGAAATCATCGAGCGGGTGCGGCGCACCGGACGGCCCGTGCAGTCCGTGCTGCTGGATTTGGAGGTGACGGTGGACCTGGACGTGCCCGGCGCCGACATGTTGTCCGCGCTCCGCGATGACCTGGCACAGCGGCGGGTGACGCTGATGCTGGCGCGAGTGATGGCGCCCACGCGGCACATGCTGGAGCGCACCGGCGTGACGGCGAAGGTGGGCGCGGCCAATCTCTATCCTCAGGTCTTGGACGCGGTGGTGGAGCACCTGTCGCACGCCCCGGCGGTGACACCGGAGGAGCAGGCGCTGCTGCGCGACGGCCTGCACCGGCTGCG
- a CDS encoding arylsulfatase: MAQSKQKSPRKKPNILVIFGDDIGYWNVSAYSLGVMGYRTPNIDRLAKEGALLTDYYGQQSCTAGRAAFITGQCPFRTGLTKVGMPGSTVGLQAEDPTIADLLKPLGYVTGQFGKNHLGDRDEFLPTVHGFDEFFGNLYHLNAEEEPENPDYPKDPNFRKRFGPRGVLRSKADGQGGQSVEDTGPLTKKRMETVDWEFLDATIDFIERAKKNDQPFFVWFNTTRMHVHTHLRPESQGKTGLGLFADGMVEHDGHVGTLLDKLDELGLTEDTIVVYTTDNGSMSSMWPDGGATPFRGEKDTNWEGAFRVPCVVRWPGVISPGTILNDLFASEDWLPTLLSAAGEADIVEKVKQGHTAGDKTFKVHLDGYDQTELLAGKGPTKRDEFFYFGDDGEFLAMRHGRMKLIFEEQLAKGIEVWEKPFTSLRVPLIMDLRADPLERADDSVGYHSWLLNHAFFMVPAQTVVARFLATFREFPPRQRPASFSVDQVVEKLESAPTPMH, translated from the coding sequence ATGGCGCAGTCCAAGCAGAAGAGCCCCCGGAAGAAGCCGAACATCCTCGTCATCTTCGGAGACGACATCGGCTACTGGAACGTCAGTGCATACAGCCTGGGGGTGATGGGCTACCGCACGCCGAACATCGACCGGCTGGCGAAGGAGGGAGCGCTCCTCACCGACTACTACGGCCAGCAGAGCTGCACCGCCGGGCGCGCGGCCTTCATCACCGGCCAGTGCCCATTCCGCACGGGACTCACCAAGGTGGGCATGCCGGGCTCCACCGTGGGCCTCCAGGCCGAGGACCCCACCATCGCGGACCTGCTCAAGCCGCTGGGCTACGTCACCGGCCAGTTCGGGAAGAACCACCTCGGTGACAGGGATGAGTTCCTCCCCACCGTGCACGGCTTCGACGAGTTCTTCGGCAACCTCTACCACCTCAATGCGGAAGAGGAGCCAGAGAACCCGGACTACCCCAAGGACCCCAACTTCCGGAAGCGCTTCGGCCCGCGCGGCGTGCTGCGCAGCAAGGCGGATGGACAGGGCGGGCAGTCGGTGGAGGACACCGGCCCGCTGACGAAGAAGCGCATGGAGACGGTGGACTGGGAGTTCCTCGACGCCACCATCGACTTCATCGAGCGGGCGAAGAAGAACGACCAGCCGTTCTTCGTGTGGTTCAACACCACGCGCATGCACGTCCACACGCACCTGCGGCCGGAGTCGCAGGGCAAGACGGGGCTGGGGCTCTTCGCGGACGGCATGGTGGAGCACGACGGCCACGTGGGGACGCTGCTCGACAAGCTCGACGAGCTGGGCCTCACCGAGGACACCATCGTCGTCTACACCACGGACAACGGGTCGATGAGCTCCATGTGGCCCGACGGCGGCGCCACCCCGTTCCGCGGCGAGAAGGACACCAACTGGGAGGGCGCGTTCCGCGTGCCGTGCGTGGTGCGCTGGCCGGGCGTCATCTCTCCGGGCACCATCCTCAACGACCTCTTCGCCTCCGAGGACTGGCTGCCCACGCTGCTGTCGGCGGCCGGAGAGGCGGACATCGTCGAGAAGGTCAAGCAGGGCCATACCGCCGGGGACAAGACCTTCAAGGTCCACCTGGACGGGTATGACCAGACGGAGCTGCTCGCGGGGAAGGGCCCCACGAAGCGGGACGAGTTCTTCTACTTCGGCGACGACGGCGAGTTCCTCGCCATGCGCCATGGGCGCATGAAGCTCATCTTCGAGGAACAGCTCGCCAAGGGCATCGAGGTCTGGGAGAAGCCCTTCACGTCACTGCGCGTGCCGCTCATCATGGACCTGCGGGCGGACCCGCTCGAGCGCGCGGATGACTCGGTCGGCTACCACAGCTGGTTGCTCAACCACGCCTTCTTCATGGTGCCCGCGCAGACGGTCGTGGCCCGCTTCCTGGCGACCTTCCGCGAGTTCCCGCCGCGCCAGCGGCCCGCGAGCTTCTCCGTGGACCAGGTGGTGGAGAAGCTGGAGAGCGCACCAACACCCATGCACTGA
- a CDS encoding CorA family divalent cation transporter, with protein sequence MDERSGAFAFLLDGKGGGRPMSLSQVQEWTPGDGPLWVHLPPDLPELARVLEEVCHMPAPVREQMLADTARVLVEATSEDEVVVLLFEPDLPRIKTPRRQLRAWTSPRRCVTVADSGQAGIVELRRKVEQGRGPRSAAVLETLGASALARTALELAGLNDLLVDLEAHVEERKNRGEEVADELRRVRRALVDHRRFISLARDALLRLDLTDVGWVKVQARELSRLADRAGRLLRELDALADRARLLHEQLRARQDAKTQRTLYLLTVISGVFLPVSFITGLLGVNIGGIPGTNWGGSFAVLCVLLVGLAVAEWRALRRRELV encoded by the coding sequence ATGGACGAACGGTCGGGCGCCTTCGCGTTCCTGCTGGACGGCAAGGGCGGTGGGCGTCCCATGTCGCTCTCGCAGGTGCAGGAGTGGACGCCTGGGGACGGGCCGCTCTGGGTACACCTGCCCCCGGACCTGCCGGAGCTCGCCCGGGTGCTGGAGGAGGTGTGTCACATGCCCGCTCCGGTGCGCGAGCAGATGCTCGCGGACACGGCTCGAGTCCTGGTCGAGGCCACCTCCGAGGACGAGGTGGTGGTGCTGCTGTTCGAGCCAGACCTGCCTCGAATCAAGACGCCACGGCGTCAGTTGCGGGCGTGGACGTCACCGCGACGTTGCGTCACCGTGGCGGACAGCGGGCAGGCCGGCATCGTGGAACTGCGGCGCAAGGTGGAGCAGGGGCGGGGTCCCCGCTCCGCCGCGGTGCTGGAAACGCTCGGGGCGTCCGCGCTGGCGAGGACCGCCCTGGAGCTGGCCGGGCTCAATGACCTGCTGGTGGACCTGGAGGCGCACGTCGAGGAACGGAAGAACCGGGGCGAGGAGGTGGCCGACGAGCTCCGGCGGGTGCGAAGGGCGCTGGTCGACCACCGGCGCTTCATCTCCCTCGCGCGGGATGCGCTCCTGCGCCTGGACCTGACGGATGTGGGCTGGGTGAAGGTCCAGGCGCGCGAGCTGAGCAGGCTGGCCGACCGGGCGGGGAGACTGCTGCGGGAGCTGGACGCGCTCGCGGACCGCGCCCGCCTCCTCCATGAGCAGCTCCGCGCGCGTCAGGACGCGAAGACGCAGCGCACGCTGTACCTCCTCACGGTCATCTCCGGCGTGTTCCTGCCCGTGTCCTTCATCACCGGCCTGCTCGGCGTCAACATCGGCGGCATTCCCGGAACGAACTGGGGAGGCTCCTTCGCGGTGCTGTGCGTCCTGCTCGTCGGCCTCGCAGTGGCCGAGTGGCGGGCGCTGCGCCGCCGCGAGCTGGTGTGA
- a CDS encoding neuromedin U — protein sequence MMASTWGRVVLLSALVWGTLALAQEAPAAGEHPAGEGGASEQKLSKDVQNPVANLISVPLQNNTDLGIGPFDRQRNTLNIQPVVPMPLTLDWNLITRVILPIVYQPDTAAELGGTFGLGDTSVTFFVAPKKPGKLIWGVGPALLLPTATDDVLGTGKWSAGPSVVLLVQPGPWTLGVLANNLWSVFGSGDRASVNQLLLQYFITYDLPEGWYVNSAPILTANWEAEAGQEWVVPFGGGGGKVFKVGGQALNGSVGAYYNAVRPDGGAKWQIRVQLAFLFPEGKKQQHE from the coding sequence ATGATGGCTTCGACGTGGGGGCGGGTGGTGCTGCTGAGCGCACTGGTGTGGGGCACCCTGGCGCTGGCGCAGGAAGCACCTGCCGCCGGCGAGCACCCGGCGGGCGAGGGCGGAGCGTCCGAGCAGAAACTGTCGAAGGACGTGCAGAACCCGGTCGCCAACCTCATCAGCGTGCCGCTGCAGAACAACACGGACCTCGGCATCGGTCCGTTCGACCGGCAGCGCAACACGCTCAACATCCAGCCCGTGGTGCCGATGCCGCTCACGCTGGACTGGAACCTCATCACCCGCGTCATCCTGCCCATCGTCTACCAGCCGGACACGGCGGCGGAGCTCGGGGGAACGTTTGGTCTGGGAGACACATCCGTCACGTTCTTCGTCGCGCCGAAGAAGCCCGGGAAGCTCATCTGGGGCGTGGGGCCGGCGCTGCTTCTCCCCACGGCGACGGATGACGTGCTGGGCACGGGGAAGTGGTCCGCGGGCCCGTCAGTGGTGCTGCTCGTCCAGCCCGGGCCGTGGACGCTGGGCGTGCTGGCGAACAACCTGTGGTCCGTCTTCGGAAGCGGGGACCGCGCTTCGGTGAATCAACTGCTCCTGCAGTACTTCATCACCTACGACCTGCCCGAGGGCTGGTACGTGAACTCGGCGCCCATCCTCACCGCGAACTGGGAGGCGGAAGCAGGGCAGGAATGGGTCGTCCCCTTCGGCGGTGGTGGCGGCAAGGTCTTCAAGGTGGGTGGGCAGGCCCTGAACGGCTCGGTGGGCGCCTACTACAACGCGGTCCGCCCGGATGGCGGTGCGAAGTGGCAGATCCGGGTCCAGCTCGCGTTCCTCTTCCCCGAGGGCAAGAAGCAGCAGCACGAGTAA
- a CDS encoding HAD family hydrolase, giving the protein MSRPSRRTDRLSVSILLLLALAFPAAARAQAAKADPLPSWNDTPVKQAIIGFVTRVTTEGGPDFLPVEHRIAVFDNDGTLWQEKPAVQGAFLVERVRELAAKDPSIKQRQPFKAVLEGDVDTLMEGGEKALMELFAATHANMPQEQFQAEVHQFLREARHPKLGVPYTKLAYPPMLELLRYLRDNGFQTWISSGGGIDFMRVFSEELYGIPPQQVIGSSLEEKFEQHGGRDVLWREPRVDHVNDKEGKPVGNDLHIGRSPVFVAGNVRSGGDIAMLSASQQRLGPSFQLLINHDDARREFAYQEKDGASLRAAKEGGWNVVSMRDDWKRVFAY; this is encoded by the coding sequence ATGTCGCGACCGTCCCGGCGGACAGACCGCCTTTCCGTCTCCATCCTCCTCCTGCTCGCTCTCGCATTTCCGGCCGCGGCCCGCGCCCAGGCCGCGAAGGCAGACCCGCTTCCGTCGTGGAACGACACTCCGGTGAAGCAGGCCATCATCGGCTTCGTCACGCGGGTGACGACGGAGGGTGGCCCGGACTTCCTCCCGGTGGAGCATCGCATCGCCGTCTTCGACAACGACGGCACGCTCTGGCAGGAGAAGCCCGCCGTCCAGGGCGCCTTCCTGGTGGAGCGCGTCCGCGAGCTCGCCGCGAAGGACCCATCCATCAAACAGCGGCAACCATTCAAGGCCGTGCTGGAAGGGGACGTGGACACCTTGATGGAAGGGGGCGAGAAGGCGCTGATGGAGCTGTTCGCCGCCACCCACGCGAACATGCCGCAGGAGCAGTTCCAGGCAGAGGTGCACCAGTTCCTCCGCGAGGCCCGCCACCCGAAGCTCGGCGTGCCGTACACGAAGCTCGCCTACCCGCCGATGCTCGAACTGCTCCGGTACCTGCGCGACAACGGCTTCCAGACGTGGATCAGCTCCGGCGGCGGTATCGACTTCATGCGCGTGTTCTCCGAGGAGCTGTACGGCATTCCTCCCCAGCAGGTCATCGGCAGCAGCCTGGAGGAGAAGTTCGAGCAGCATGGCGGCCGGGATGTGCTGTGGCGCGAGCCGCGCGTGGACCACGTCAACGACAAGGAGGGCAAGCCGGTGGGCAATGACCTGCACATCGGCCGCTCCCCCGTGTTCGTCGCGGGCAACGTCCGCAGCGGCGGGGACATCGCCATGCTGAGCGCTTCTCAGCAGCGGCTCGGCCCCTCCTTCCAGCTCCTCATCAACCACGACGACGCGCGGCGCGAGTTCGCCTACCAGGAGAAGGACGGGGCCTCGCTGCGCGCCGCGAAGGAGGGCGGGTGGAACGTCGTCAGCATGCGCGACGACTGGAAGAGGGTGTTCGCATACTGA
- a CDS encoding DUF2379 family protein: MTTEQPHDWDQVLELFAQLKRGEDLTISDDLNDLLRRVAPELAISVEDAEAAILTPAGTATLVREMRRRIFVGSRRLGAALLEAFEHGEKGDKDSARRALEAVLSVEVVPLYRRTAQRELDKLE, translated from the coding sequence GTGACGACCGAACAACCCCACGACTGGGATCAAGTGCTCGAGCTGTTCGCGCAGCTCAAGCGAGGCGAAGACCTCACAATCAGCGACGACCTGAACGACCTGTTGCGGCGCGTTGCACCCGAACTGGCCATTAGCGTCGAAGATGCAGAGGCAGCGATTCTGACGCCTGCGGGGACCGCCACGCTGGTGCGAGAGATGCGGCGTCGTATTTTCGTGGGCTCGCGGCGGCTCGGCGCTGCGCTCTTGGAGGCGTTTGAGCACGGGGAGAAGGGGGATAAGGACAGCGCCCGGAGGGCACTTGAGGCGGTGCTCAGTGTCGAAGTCGTTCCCCTCTACCGGCGCACCGCTCAGAGGGAACTGGACAAGCTCGAATGA